The following proteins are co-located in the Pedobacter sp. FW305-3-2-15-E-R2A2 genome:
- a CDS encoding glycoside hydrolase family 18: MKSPLFSPFSAAVFLLICLLSCKITSVGQSPKKLSREELASLLAYKKSPHKLFIGYLVGDGNDPDASFNMLNVPDSVDIIEGFAGYDQNPDHWRALQAKGTRIVYCSFPKNDAYFDGSIKDPATKEPGYVAPPNFDNTKPNANSTYHHWAKAMYHKYIQQMGWDGIDVDIERGTFGNDAPASNAVAVLTAVARYFGPNAEAGNLTNAGLKPLFLFDTDVDTKDSEPLSYGRIYTPYKSNYDYALFQCYVGGARRWKGSKVSELTPLLSAFGKDKLIVMTNGDEWKYQNGGQDSPPDGDTKATQWLLDISKWTKDNDTQGVGAYRMSRDYNHTPHFKVSRESIQIMNPFKQ; this comes from the coding sequence ATGAAAAGTCCTCTATTCAGCCCTTTCTCAGCGGCTGTATTCCTCTTGATCTGCCTCCTTTCCTGCAAAATAACCAGTGTCGGACAAAGTCCAAAAAAACTTTCCAGGGAGGAACTCGCCAGCTTACTGGCTTATAAAAAAAGCCCGCACAAATTGTTTATCGGTTACCTGGTTGGGGATGGAAACGACCCTGACGCCTCCTTTAATATGCTCAATGTTCCCGACAGTGTGGATATTATAGAGGGCTTTGCCGGATATGATCAGAACCCGGATCACTGGCGCGCTTTACAGGCAAAAGGTACAAGAATTGTCTACTGTTCTTTCCCTAAAAACGATGCTTATTTTGACGGATCGATCAAGGACCCTGCAACGAAAGAACCGGGCTATGTTGCTCCTCCAAACTTTGACAACACCAAGCCCAATGCCAACAGCACTTATCACCATTGGGCAAAGGCGATGTACCACAAATACATTCAGCAAATGGGCTGGGACGGAATAGATGTAGACATTGAAAGAGGCACTTTTGGCAATGATGCACCTGCATCAAATGCAGTAGCTGTATTAACGGCCGTGGCCAGATATTTCGGGCCGAATGCGGAAGCAGGAAACTTGACAAATGCAGGCCTAAAACCTCTTTTTCTTTTTGATACGGATGTGGATACGAAAGATAGCGAACCATTGAGCTATGGACGGATCTATACGCCTTACAAAAGTAATTATGATTACGCTTTGTTTCAATGTTATGTAGGTGGTGCGCGTCGCTGGAAAGGTTCCAAGGTTTCTGAGCTCACTCCTCTGCTTTCTGCCTTTGGCAAGGATAAATTAATTGTCATGACCAATGGGGATGAATGGAAGTATCAGAATGGCGGTCAGGATAGTCCGCCGGACGGGGATACAAAAGCAACGCAATGGTTATTGGACATTTCTAAATGGACTAAAGACAACGATACACAAGGTGTCGGTGCTTATCGGATGAGCAGGGATTATAACCATACGCCACATTTCAAAGTCAGCAGAGAAAGCATTCAAATTATGAATCCTTTTAAACAATAG
- a CDS encoding endo-beta-N-acetylglucosaminidase family protein produces the protein MKNLKICLIGLALMGFATACKKNPPVSGTEVVTTGSLIDYKNSKHQLSVGYYRTWRDSVTESGNKTSMRRLPDSLDMVMVFPDYTPPENAYWNVLKTNYVPYLHTKGTKVIITIGDLNSATTTGGQDSTGYAAWAKTINDKWVTEYNLDGIDIDVESNPTGTTLAKKVAAVKALSKYFGPRSGTGKKFIYDTNQNPTTFFTSIYKLIDYTFLQAYGRSTSNLTSTFNLYALYITPDKFLPGFSFYEENGANWGDVLYPDPNLTGRCYNYARWQPTQGTKGGVFSYAIDRDIPSKTDNIIAADYAVTKRLIKIMNP, from the coding sequence ATGAAAAACTTAAAAATTTGTTTAATTGGCCTGGCCTTAATGGGCTTTGCAACAGCTTGCAAGAAGAATCCACCTGTAAGCGGTACCGAAGTCGTAACCACCGGAAGTTTAATTGATTACAAGAACAGCAAGCATCAGCTGAGTGTTGGTTATTACCGCACCTGGCGTGATAGTGTAACCGAAAGTGGAAATAAAACGAGCATGCGCCGTTTGCCGGACAGTCTGGATATGGTCATGGTATTTCCGGATTATACTCCGCCAGAAAATGCTTACTGGAATGTGTTGAAAACCAATTATGTCCCTTATTTACATACTAAAGGAACAAAAGTAATCATCACAATCGGAGACCTGAATAGCGCCACCACTACCGGCGGACAAGACTCTACAGGTTATGCTGCATGGGCGAAAACCATCAATGATAAATGGGTAACGGAATACAACCTGGATGGAATCGACATCGACGTAGAGAGCAATCCAACCGGAACTACTTTAGCCAAAAAGGTAGCCGCAGTGAAAGCTTTGTCTAAGTATTTTGGTCCGAGATCAGGTACGGGTAAAAAGTTCATCTATGATACGAACCAAAACCCGACTACTTTCTTCACTTCTATCTATAAGCTGATCGATTATACCTTCCTACAGGCTTATGGAAGAAGTACCAGTAATCTAACCAGCACGTTCAATTTATATGCTCTTTACATCACGCCTGATAAGTTCTTACCTGGATTTTCATTCTACGAAGAGAACGGTGCAAACTGGGGAGATGTATTGTATCCGGATCCAAACTTAACGGGCAGGTGTTATAACTATGCACGCTGGCAACCTACACAGGGGACCAAAGGCGGAGTGTTCTCTTATGCGATAGATCGCGATATTCCATCTAAAACGGACAATATCATTGCTGCGGATTATGCAGTGACAAAACGCTTGATTAAGATCATGAATCCTTAA
- a CDS encoding RagB/SusD family nutrient uptake outer membrane protein, which translates to MKTKFNRSIHTNKLRLLGAVCLAVLTTSSCKKNFEDINTNPIGVSDKDLISDYNDLKFFFQQEQRAIINFSGGGDPNSYQLQQNLNADIFSGYFMAPNAFGGGGNNTNYFMKTGWNGEAFKVAYLNVMANVVKLKNNGIDQAYPSVWAVSQLIKVTAMSRLTDIYGPIPYSTVGLKTDNPYDSQKDIYNKFFAELDDAQAKIKAFVDAGKPLPFKFNEFDLVYGGNFDSWLKFSNSLRLRLALRIVKIDAAKARLEAEKAMNPTNGGLLSTPSQNMSVKVTGAGFTNPLVYISSKWNDIRMGAAIESYLSGYADPRLPKYFDKATGATVAGTYKGIRIGSDMSDRETYQGYSVINVSDGSSPSFSLSSPVQLMTAAEVYFLCAEAALRGWSAGGSAQSFYESGIKTSFEQWKAGDASSYIGNNTNKPAGYTDPRNAANNATAIATTTVKWNEAASNEEKLEKIITQKWLAVFPEGLEAWSEYRRTGYPKLFPVVTNSSGGTIDTDIQIRRLPYPQNEYDTNAAELNKGIQLLGGQDNGGTRLWWDVKKGNF; encoded by the coding sequence ATGAAAACGAAATTCAATAGATCAATTCATACCAATAAACTGCGTTTGCTTGGAGCAGTATGCCTGGCCGTCCTGACGACCAGCTCCTGCAAGAAGAACTTTGAGGACATCAATACCAATCCGATCGGAGTTTCCGACAAAGACCTTATTTCTGATTATAATGACCTTAAATTTTTCTTTCAACAGGAACAACGCGCCATTATCAATTTCTCTGGCGGAGGGGACCCCAACTCTTATCAGCTTCAGCAAAACCTGAATGCGGATATTTTCTCCGGCTATTTTATGGCACCAAATGCATTTGGTGGTGGTGGAAATAATACCAATTATTTCATGAAAACAGGTTGGAATGGGGAAGCTTTCAAAGTAGCTTACCTGAATGTAATGGCCAACGTCGTTAAATTGAAAAATAATGGAATAGACCAGGCTTATCCTTCTGTATGGGCGGTATCTCAATTGATAAAGGTGACTGCTATGAGCAGGTTGACCGATATTTATGGCCCCATTCCATACAGCACTGTAGGGTTAAAAACAGATAATCCGTATGATAGCCAAAAGGATATTTATAACAAATTCTTTGCTGAACTTGACGATGCCCAGGCTAAAATTAAAGCTTTCGTTGATGCAGGTAAGCCACTGCCTTTCAAGTTTAATGAATTTGACCTGGTTTATGGCGGCAATTTCGACTCCTGGTTGAAATTCTCCAATTCCCTGCGCCTTCGTCTGGCCCTGCGTATTGTGAAAATTGATGCAGCAAAAGCACGGTTAGAAGCAGAAAAAGCAATGAACCCTACAAATGGAGGTTTGTTGAGTACGCCTTCACAGAATATGTCTGTGAAAGTTACTGGCGCTGGATTCACAAACCCATTGGTGTACATCTCTTCGAAATGGAATGACATCAGAATGGGGGCTGCAATAGAATCTTATTTGTCTGGTTATGCAGATCCAAGATTGCCGAAATACTTTGATAAAGCGACAGGTGCAACTGTAGCTGGTACTTATAAAGGTATTCGCATAGGTTCTGATATGTCCGACAGAGAAACGTATCAAGGCTATTCCGTCATCAATGTAAGTGACGGTTCCAGCCCTTCTTTTTCACTAAGCAGCCCGGTTCAGCTGATGACAGCTGCTGAGGTGTATTTTCTTTGTGCGGAAGCCGCATTAAGGGGATGGTCGGCAGGAGGTTCTGCTCAGAGTTTTTATGAATCCGGAATTAAAACTTCATTTGAACAATGGAAAGCAGGTGATGCAAGCAGCTATATTGGCAATAATACCAATAAGCCTGCCGGATATACCGATCCAAGAAATGCCGCAAACAATGCAACTGCAATTGCAACCACTACTGTAAAATGGAACGAGGCAGCTTCGAATGAAGAGAAACTGGAGAAAATCATTACTCAGAAATGGCTGGCCGTTTTTCCTGAAGGACTGGAAGCCTGGTCTGAATACCGTCGTACCGGTTATCCTAAACTATTTCCTGTAGTAACAAATAGCAGTGGTGGAACCATTGATACAGATATCCAGATTCGCAGACTTCCATATCCTCAGAATGAGTATGATACGAATGCTGCTGAATTGAACAAAGGAATCCAGCTATTGGGAGGCCAGGACAATGGAGGTACCCGATTGTGGTGGGATGTGAAGAAAGGAAATTTTTAG
- a CDS encoding endo-beta-N-acetylglucosaminidase H — protein sequence MKINKKNMLNGLVGLMTAGLLLSACKKDGPVDGTDVTAPSAAVAKSGPISVCYVEVNNNNILNVGAYTLKTGGQQLFDLAIIFAANINYDATTKKAVLFNNDKVTKVLSNKATYIKPLQDKGIKVLLSILGNHQGAGFCNFTSRASAKDFAQQLSNAVTTYNLDGIDFDDEYAEYGKNGTTQPNDSSFVMLVQELRKLMPTKLITFYYYGPAASRVQWNGQRVGDNVNYSWNANYGSFSVPNVPPMGKNLLSPAAVWINNTSASTAKSLAQSTKNQGYGVYLTYDLPGTNMATYLSSFSTVLYGDSVKLSSPLQSWP from the coding sequence ATGAAAATCAACAAAAAAAACATGTTAAACGGCCTTGTAGGCTTAATGACAGCAGGCCTGCTTTTGTCGGCCTGTAAAAAAGACGGACCTGTGGATGGAACAGATGTAACTGCTCCATCTGCAGCAGTCGCCAAAAGCGGCCCGATTAGCGTTTGCTATGTGGAAGTCAACAACAACAACATTCTCAATGTCGGGGCTTACACCCTCAAAACCGGCGGTCAGCAACTCTTTGACCTGGCCATCATCTTTGCGGCAAACATCAATTACGATGCAACGACCAAAAAAGCAGTCTTGTTTAACAATGATAAAGTCACAAAAGTACTGAGCAACAAAGCAACCTATATCAAACCTTTACAGGATAAAGGGATTAAGGTATTGTTGTCCATCCTGGGTAACCATCAGGGCGCAGGCTTCTGTAATTTTACCAGTCGCGCTTCCGCAAAAGATTTTGCACAGCAACTGAGCAATGCCGTAACCACTTATAACCTGGACGGAATTGACTTTGATGATGAATATGCAGAGTACGGCAAAAACGGAACGACTCAGCCCAACGACAGCTCTTTTGTGATGCTGGTGCAGGAGCTTAGAAAACTGATGCCAACAAAACTGATTACTTTTTACTACTATGGACCTGCGGCTTCAAGGGTACAATGGAACGGACAAAGGGTAGGCGATAATGTGAACTATAGCTGGAATGCAAATTATGGCAGTTTCTCTGTTCCTAATGTTCCTCCAATGGGTAAAAACCTGTTAAGTCCTGCTGCAGTATGGATCAATAATACCAGCGCAAGTACTGCCAAATCATTGGCGCAATCTACCAAAAATCAGGGCTACGGGGTTTACCTCACCTATGATCTTCCCGGAACAAATATGGCCACCTACCTATCTTCATTCTCTACGGTACTATACGGGGATAGTGTGAAATTAAGCTCGCCATTACAAAGCTGGCCTTAA
- a CDS encoding GH92 family glycosyl hydrolase — protein MKLKHLLCLGILFSVEQVLAQNQLTKYVDPYIGSAAHGHVFVGANVPFGAVQLGPTNVFEGWDWCSGYNYASNTIIGFTHTHLSGTGIGDLNDILVMPATGPSQLDYVSTFSHDKEVVKAGYYRVILDKYKIKAELTSSERVGFHRYTFPKQQENPHVMLDLNAGVGWDSPVDTYVKQVDATTLVGYRHSKGWSNDQRLYFAVKLSQPLNSLSLSDSSSLSTNGKELKGKRIKAVLGFKSINQEVLKLKVGLSPVSYENALANITAELPGWDFDKTVALADRKWEKELSKVKINADEETKKTFYTAMYHTMIAPSVFDDANGDYRGTDKKIYRKPGFTNYTTFSLWDTYRAFHPLFTFLHQDKVSDVVNSFLAIYKQQGKLPVWHLMGSETNTMIGYHAVPIIVDAYLKGFKGFDANLAYEAMKHSAMQKVEGIEYAQKIQYIPSDKVIESVAKGLEYAIDDWCIAQMAKKMNKTEDYKYFSKRAKLYREYFDKQSHFMRGKLENGNWRTPFNPIASKHREDDYTEGNAWQYTWLVPQDPEGLIGLFGGDAPFTKKLDTLFSMSSAMDAGSSPDISGLVGQYAQGNEPNHHIPYLYAYAGQPWKTANLVRQITDSLYTNKPDGLCGNEDLGQMSSWYVFSAMGFYPVNPANGTYVFGSPLINDAVISLPGNKKFHIKVQGNSKENKYIQKALLNGKPYTKSYLRHKDLVAGGELTLFMGIKPSATWGVNPADRPRSVAIE, from the coding sequence ATGAAGCTTAAACACCTTTTATGCCTCGGCATTCTGTTTTCTGTGGAGCAAGTCCTTGCTCAAAACCAACTTACCAAATATGTAGACCCATATATTGGTTCTGCTGCACATGGCCATGTCTTTGTAGGGGCCAACGTTCCCTTTGGAGCCGTTCAGCTGGGACCAACCAATGTCTTTGAAGGTTGGGACTGGTGCAGTGGTTATAACTATGCCAGCAACACAATTATTGGTTTTACCCACACCCATTTGAGTGGAACAGGAATCGGGGACCTGAACGATATTCTTGTGATGCCTGCAACAGGGCCTTCACAACTGGATTATGTGTCCACTTTTTCTCATGATAAAGAAGTCGTAAAAGCAGGATATTACCGTGTTATCCTTGATAAATATAAAATTAAAGCGGAGCTGACGAGTTCAGAAAGAGTAGGCTTCCACCGCTATACCTTTCCTAAGCAACAGGAAAATCCACATGTCATGCTGGACCTGAATGCCGGAGTAGGATGGGACAGCCCGGTAGATACTTACGTGAAACAAGTCGATGCCACGACTTTAGTGGGCTACCGCCATTCCAAAGGATGGTCAAATGACCAGCGCCTTTATTTTGCAGTTAAACTTTCTCAGCCCTTAAACAGCCTTTCGCTTTCTGACAGCAGCAGCCTGAGCACAAATGGAAAAGAACTGAAAGGCAAACGGATCAAAGCGGTATTAGGCTTCAAATCCATCAACCAGGAGGTCTTAAAACTTAAAGTAGGTCTTTCTCCGGTGAGTTATGAAAATGCGCTTGCAAACATTACGGCAGAGCTTCCGGGATGGGATTTTGACAAAACAGTTGCCCTTGCAGATCGGAAATGGGAAAAAGAATTGTCCAAAGTGAAAATCAATGCGGATGAGGAAACCAAGAAGACCTTTTATACCGCCATGTACCATACCATGATCGCTCCATCTGTATTTGATGATGCCAATGGCGATTACAGAGGTACCGATAAAAAGATATACCGTAAACCGGGATTTACCAATTATACCACCTTCTCCCTATGGGATACCTACCGCGCTTTTCACCCTTTGTTTACTTTCCTGCATCAGGATAAAGTATCAGATGTAGTCAATTCATTTTTGGCGATCTATAAACAACAAGGCAAACTTCCGGTATGGCACCTGATGGGCAGTGAAACGAATACCATGATCGGTTACCATGCCGTTCCGATTATCGTGGATGCCTACCTGAAAGGGTTCAAAGGCTTTGATGCGAACCTTGCGTATGAAGCGATGAAACATTCTGCGATGCAAAAAGTAGAAGGCATTGAATACGCGCAAAAAATACAATATATCCCATCTGATAAAGTGATTGAATCCGTAGCAAAAGGGCTGGAATATGCCATTGACGACTGGTGTATCGCCCAGATGGCTAAAAAAATGAACAAAACGGAAGACTATAAATATTTTAGTAAAAGAGCAAAACTATACCGTGAATATTTCGACAAACAGAGCCACTTTATGAGGGGTAAACTGGAGAATGGAAACTGGAGGACACCTTTTAACCCAATCGCTTCAAAACACCGTGAGGATGATTACACCGAAGGCAATGCCTGGCAGTATACCTGGCTGGTTCCTCAGGATCCGGAGGGACTGATCGGCCTGTTTGGTGGCGATGCCCCTTTCACGAAAAAACTGGATACCCTGTTTAGCATGAGTTCAGCAATGGATGCGGGCAGTTCCCCGGACATCAGCGGCCTGGTAGGTCAATATGCACAAGGAAATGAGCCGAACCACCATATTCCTTACTTGTATGCTTATGCGGGACAACCCTGGAAAACAGCCAACCTCGTTCGTCAGATTACCGATTCCCTTTATACCAATAAACCGGATGGCTTGTGTGGCAATGAAGATTTAGGACAGATGTCGTCCTGGTATGTGTTTTCTGCGATGGGATTCTATCCGGTTAATCCGGCCAATGGAACTTATGTATTCGGTTCTCCTTTGATCAATGATGCGGTTATCTCCCTTCCGGGAAATAAGAAATTCCACATCAAAGTACAGGGAAACAGCAAAGAAAATAAATACATCCAGAAGGCCCTGTTAAACGGAAAGCCTTATACAAAATCTTATTTACGCCATAAAGACCTGGTAGCAGGAGGGGAGCTGACCCTGTTTATGGGAATTAAACCTTCAGCAACCTGGGGAGTAAACCCGGCAGACCGTCCTCGTTCGGTAGCCATTGAATGA